One Lycium barbarum isolate Lr01 chromosome 5, ASM1917538v2, whole genome shotgun sequence genomic window carries:
- the LOC132640590 gene encoding protein VASCULATURE COMPLEXITY AND CONNECTIVITY-like: MGKLVKILGGLLIVALDIVAGILGYKAEAAQDQEKHLTLWMLESCSKPSHEAFVFGLAAATLLGVAHVLANLLGGCSVCSTDDIRKATPIKQLSIACLVFTWIIFAVGLGTLVIGTNANHKSTTSCVYLHHNYLSIGGVLSFVHALFSVGYYVTASQNLA, translated from the exons ATGGGCAAATTAGTTAAAATTTTGGGTGGTTTGCTAATTGTGGCCTTGGATATCGTGGCTGGAATTCTTGGATATAAAGCAGAAGCAGCTCAAGATCAG GAAAAGCACTTAACTCTATGGATGTTGGAGTCATGTAGCAAGCCAAGCCATGAGGCATTTGTTTTTGGCTTAGCTGCAGCAACTCTGCTTGGAGTAGCCCATGTTCTTGCCAATCTTCTTGGAGGCTGCAGTGTTTGTAGTACTGACGATATTCGCAAAGCTACACCTATCAAGCAATTATCAATTGCTTGTCTTGTTTTCACATG gATAATATTTGCAGTAGGATTGGGGACGCTGGTGATTGGGACAAATGCAAACCACAAGTCAACAACTTCGTGTGTTTACTTACATCATAATTACCTCTCCATTGGTGGAGTTCTGAGTTTTGTACATGCCCTCTTTTCTGTTGGATATTATGTCACAGCCAGTCAAAACCTGGCTTAa